ATTAATCCCCTAGCTCGCCACGATACCAGTCTGCTGAGAGTCCTAATGCCAGGGCCAGTTCTGCCTGTTCCTGCCTGAGGTGATAATAGGCGGTAATGACATCGGCAGATGCCTGATAGTAATTTAGCTCCAGCATATTATATTCGTATTCGGTGATCATCTCGGTCTCTAAGAGATGGTCGCCATCGGAGAGCCGTCTGGATGCCAGGTTGAGATTGGATTTACTATTCCTGAGTTCCCGGTAGGCTGACTCCAGTTCCTGCCACTGGGCCTCAACTTCTAAGCCAATGCCGGATTCGGCTTCAGCCAGGGATTCCAGCTGACCCTTTCTCTCAGCTTCTATCTCTCTGAGCTGTTCTTCTTCCAGGCCTGAGTCATAGAAGTTATATTCCATGCCCAGGCTAATCTGCCAGGTGGATGAGGAATTGGAACCAGAGTTGGAATTTGAGTTGTTACTGGTGTTCATTGGTTCCAGGTTATTATTATTCTGACTGCTGGTCTGAACCTGGTCCATGTCACCTAAATCGATTGAATCCTGATTATCAGGTGCATCGAGATCTATTCCGTTCTGGTCCAGATCAATATCATTAAAGTCGTCCCAGCTTACATCTACTAACTCAAGCAGGTCTTCTAAGATCTGCTCAACTTCTTCGTCATCCAGGTCTTCAAGTTCAGGCAGGTCTGGCAGATTTGACTCGACTCTTGTCAGGGAGGTGATTAGCCGGCCGCTATCATCCAGGTTGACACTTGCCAGGATATCGATATCTGCTGGCCGATAGCTAAAGCTGGCTGTAAAATCAGGGCTCTGCTCGTCTTTTAACCTGGCTTCTTCTGCGTCGATTAAGTCGATGGCCTGTCTTAAGCGCTCAAGGTCTAGCCTTTCATCTCTGGCTATCTCTTTGCTGGCCTCAAGATCCCAGGGCCAGGGCGAGGCTTTTTCAGGGAGATCGATTTCTTCTGCAGCAGCCAGGGCCAGGGTATCAATCTGCTGGGAGTCCAGGCTGGCTTCGCCTAAGGTCTGCTCAAGGTTTTCTCTGGCCAGGCTGACCATCTCTTTAGCTGTCTCCAGGCCATCTCTGGCTTCTTCTATTTCTAGTTCAACTTCTTTTAGGTCTGTCTCTGTGGCCTCTTCGGCCTCATAGAGCACCTGGACCTGTTCCAGCTGTTTCTCGCTTATCTCAACTGCCCTTTCTGCCAGCATCTGGCCGGTTTTGGCCTCCTTTAGATCGTAATAGGCACCGGCAACTTCCACAATCAGCTCCTGTTCTTTTCTGCTTAGCTCCAGCTCAGAATCGCTGATATCAAGCTCCAGGGCCTCTCGCTGAAAGTCTGTCTCTGGATCTGAGATAATATCCCGACTGGCTGCAACTGTAAAGTTGACAAAGCCCAGGTAGTCGTCGATATCCTCTTCTGCTATGTCATAGACTGTTTTTAGAACTTCTGGCGTGTTTACTAGCTCTAAATCGGTCAGGAGATCGCCACGCCAGTCCAGCCCTGCCTCAAGCTGGGCCTTTCTGGCCTCGGCTTCTTCAAGCTGATACTGGAGCTGGCTGTAGCCGTAATTGTTCTCCAGGGCCAGGTCGATTATCTCCTGGAGGCTGGCCTGATCTGGTAGCCGGGCTTCATTCTGATTATTGGACTGGCCAGCCTGACTATCGTTATCTCCAGGGCTGGCATCACTGTCGGTTTCAGCGGCTTCACCATCTGCGGCGACAGCAGCAGTTTGATTAAAACCACTGGAACTGGTTGCTGTGATTAAGCCAATTCCTGAGATTATCAGGAGCAGGCAGATAAATGTAATTAATAATTTATTTTTCATTGTTATGATTTCCTCCCTTTTTGAGCAATTTGAATTAACCGCTAATTTTCTTGCTTAGGTCGTCAAAGACGGTATATAAGACTGGCATGATTATTAATGTCGAGACTGTGGAGACCAGCAGGCCACCGATTACTGCTGTTGCGATCGGGGCCTGGATCTCTGCGCCTTCGCCAATCCCCAGTGATAGGGGAAACATGGCCAGAACTGTTGTTAATGTGGTCATAAGAATTGGTCTCAGCCTGATCTGACAGGCCTCAGAGATGGCGTCCAATCTGGATTCGCTATCTTTCATTCTGATATTGATATAATCGAGGAGGACGATTGCGTTATTAACGACTATACCGACCATCATGATAACGCCAATATATGAGGCTACGTTTAGACTCCGGCCGGTTAATAGCAGGCCGACCACAACGCCAACCAGGCCAAAGGGCACACTGAAAATTACGACCAGTGGCTGCCAGTAGGATTCGAACTGTCCGGCCAGGAGCATAAAGACTATTACGATTGCCAGCATCAGGGCCAGAAAGAGGTCGTCAAAGGCGTCCTGCATCCATTCTGTTTCGCCACCGAATTCGTAATCGATACCGGCAGGGAGATCGAGACCGGCGATCTCGGCTTCAACCATTTCAACAGCTGTACCCATATCGACATCTACATGGTCGCCATAAATGCTGACTGCCCGGGTCTGGTCTATCCTGTTGATCTCGACTGGACCTTCACCTCTGGTGATTGAGGCGACGTTATCCAGGGGGAAGACCTGGCCCTGAGCGCTAGCCAGGGGCATCCGTTCGATGTCAGAGAGGCTTTCTCTGACTCCCTGGCCATATCTGAGCCTGACATCTACCTGTTCTTCATCGCCGGCATCATAGCGGGTGACAACTTCGCCATCGATGGCAGTATTGACTCCCTGGGCGATTTCGCCGGCAGTCAGGCCATAATTGCCGGCCTGTTTTCTATCTACCTGGACCTGGAGTTCCGGAGTAGGATCATCGACACCAAAGCTGACATCGGTTAGGATCTCCATCTCGCTTAAGGCTGCTGTTACTTCCTGGCCAGATTCTGTCAGCTGGTCTAAGTCTGAGCCCAGGAGATTGACCTCAATTGAGGCGCCGCCGGTGGCTTCATCTCCACCGGTAACCAGGGAGAGGTTTGTGGCCTCCAGGGTGGCCTCTGGAACCAGTTCGGCCAGCCCCCTGACCTCGGCGGCAACTTCCATGGTGCTCCGGTCTCTATCGGCCAGATCAACCAGGGCCAGGGTCATGCTGGCATCTGATGAGCGGCCATCGACTCCAATCTCTGATTGAATATGCTCAATCTCTGGCCAGTCCATAAGTTCGGCCTCCAGTCTCTCTACCTCTCTTTCTGTCTCTCTGAGCGGTGTGCCTGGCTCCATTTCCAGCTCTACTGAGACCAGGCCTTCATCGAGTTCCG
The genomic region above belongs to Halonatronomonas betaini and contains:
- a CDS encoding TolC family protein, which translates into the protein MKNKLLITFICLLLIISGIGLITATSSSGFNQTAAVAADGEAAETDSDASPGDNDSQAGQSNNQNEARLPDQASLQEIIDLALENNYGYSQLQYQLEEAEARKAQLEAGLDWRGDLLTDLELVNTPEVLKTVYDIAEEDIDDYLGFVNFTVAASRDIISDPETDFQREALELDISDSELELSRKEQELIVEVAGAYYDLKEAKTGQMLAERAVEISEKQLEQVQVLYEAEEATETDLKEVELEIEEARDGLETAKEMVSLARENLEQTLGEASLDSQQIDTLALAAAEEIDLPEKASPWPWDLEASKEIARDERLDLERLRQAIDLIDAEEARLKDEQSPDFTASFSYRPADIDILASVNLDDSGRLITSLTRVESNLPDLPELEDLDDEEVEQILEDLLELVDVSWDDFNDIDLDQNGIDLDAPDNQDSIDLGDMDQVQTSSQNNNNLEPMNTSNNSNSNSGSNSSSTWQISLGMEYNFYDSGLEEEQLREIEAERKGQLESLAEAESGIGLEVEAQWQELESAYRELRNSKSNLNLASRRLSDGDHLLETEMITEYEYNMLELNYYQASADVITAYYHLRQEQAELALALGLSADWYRGELGD